The DNA sequence GGGGCCCGCGGGAGTGAGCCTGGGAGGCATGACGCACCACACCGCACGCCCCGTCCCCCCGACGGTGCTGAAGGAACTGCTGGACACCGACGACGCGGGCCGCCCCGCCGTCCCCCGTACGGACGACGAGGGCGGCGCCCCGCTCCGCTGCTGCCTGCGCCGCAGCGAGCCCGGCGAGCGGATCGCCCTCGTCTCCTACGCCCCGCTGCGCCGCTGGGCGGCGGAGACCGGCGCGGATCCGGGCGCGTACGACGAGCAGGGACCGGTCTTCGTCCACGCGGGGGAGTGCGCGGGGCCGCGGGACGACCGCCTGCCGTTCACGAACACGCACCGGGTGCTGCGCCGCTACTCGGCGGACGGCCGCATCCTGGGTGGCCGGCGGGTCGGGACGGCGGAGGGCTTCCGCCCCGCACTCGACGAGGCCTTCGCCGACCCGGCGGTGGCGCTGGTGCACGTACGGGCCGTGGAGTACGGCTGCTTCCTGTACGAGGTGCGCCGCCGGGAGGACACCCCCTAGCCGTCCGTGCCGCCACCGACGAAGAAGGCGGGCACCCCCGCAAGGGAGTGCCCGCCTCTCGTGCGGCGGGTGTCAGCCGCGCAGCTCCTCGGCCACCAGCTCCGCGATCTGCACGGCGTTCAGCGCCGCGCCCTTGCGGAGGTTGTCGCTGGAGACGAACAGGGCCAGGCCGTTGTCCACCGTCTCGTCGGGGCGGATGCGGCCGACGTACGACGGGTCCTGGCCGGCGGCCTGGAGCGGGGTGGGGATGTCGGTGAGGACCACGCCGGGGGCGTCCGCCAGCAGCTCGGTGGCGCGCTCGGCGCTGATCGGGCGGGCGAAACGGGCGTTGATCTGGAGGGAGTGACCCGAGAACACCGGGACGCGCACACAGGTACCGGAGACCTTGAGCCCGGGGATCTCCAGGATCTTGCGGGACTCGTTGCGCAGCTTCTGCTCCTCGTCGGTCTCGTATCGACCGTCCTCGACGAGGTTGCCGGCGAAGGGCAGCACGTTGAAGGCGATGGGGCGCTTGTAGACACCGGGCTCGGGGAAGTCGACCGCCGCGCCGTCGTGGGTCAGCCTGTCGGCCTCGTCGACGACCTTCCGGGTCTGGCCGTGCAGCTCCGCGACGCCCGCGAGGCCGGAGCCGGACACCGCCTGGTAGGTGGCGACGACCAGCGCCTCCAGGCCCGCCTCCGCGTGCAGCGGACGCAGCACCGGCATCGCGGCCATCGTGGTGCAGTTCGGGTTGGCGATGATGCCCTTGGGGCGCCGCGCGATGGCGTGCGGGTTCACCTCGGAGACGACGAGGGGGACCTCGGGGTCCTTGCGCCAGGCGGAGGAGTTGTCGATCACGACCGCGCCCTGCGAGGCGACCTTCTCGGCCAGCGCCTTCGAGGTCGCGCCGCCCGCGGAGAACAGCACGATGTCCAGGCCGGTGTAGTCGGCGGTGGAGGCGTCCTCCACCGTCACGCCGTCCAGCTCGGAACCGGCCGAACGGGCCGAGGCGAACAGGCGCAGCTCCGTGACCGGGAAGTTCCGCTCCTTGAGGATCCTGCGCATGACCGTGCCCACCTGACCGGTGGCTCCGACGATTCCGACCCTCACGGCGACTCCCTACTGTGTCCTGGTTTGTTCCTGAATGCCTGGCCGAGGCTCTTCCATGATGCGGCCGACCACGGCCCGCCTGTCCAATTCTTTGCGGGTGCTGCCCGACCAGTGGGACACAGCGGCGGCGGCCACCGGTTGCGGACCTGCGGCCGTCACCCCTCTGAACTGCAGAAATTCAGCTTCCGGGGGTCGTGGACCGCAAGGTCCCCTGCCCGGTCCGGCCCTGTCCACACGGCGATGTGACGTACGCCTCCACCGGATCCGGAGAACCCGGCCGAACGTTCCGGGCGGGACCGGCGTCGTAGGGGAAACAGGGTGAGGGGGTGGGGCCGGTGCTGCGTGGAAGGACCCGGCGCGGCAGGGGGGCGTACGTCGCCGACGACGACCCGCTGGACGCGGCACAGGAACGCCGGGTGCGGGCGGTGCTCGCACTGGGCGGGGTACCGCAGGCGGACCTGCCGGACGGGGTGCAGCAGGTCCGCCTGCGGCTGCTGGAACGCGCCGCGAGCGGGCAGGAGGCACCGCGGGACGTCTCGGCGTGGGCGGCGGTGGTCGCCTCCAACCTGGCCATGGACTGGCACCGGGCCAAGCGCCGCCAGGAGCGGCTGGGGGAGCGGCTGGCCGCGCTGCGCCCGGCGGAACCGCCCTCCGGCGAGGAGACCAGCGTGCTCTCCCTCGCCGTCGCCAGTGGCCTGGAGGAACTGCCCGACGCGCAGCGCCAGGTCGTCGTACTGCGCTTCTACGCCGACCTGCCGGTGCGCTCGATCGCCGAACAGCTCGGCGTTCCGGAGGGCACGGTCAAGAGCAGGCTGCACACGGCGGTACGGGCCCTGCGCGCCCGCCTGCACGAGGACGAGGTGGTGTGACATGACCGCCCACGACAAGGCCCGGGACCCCCGGGACCCCCGGGACCCGGAACCCGCCCGCAACGGCACTCCCTACACAGATCCCGAGTACACAGATCCCGAGTACACAGATCCCGAGTACACAGGCCCCGAGTACACAGACCGCGAGTACGCGGATCCCGAGTTCGAGGGGTCCGAGTTCGACGGGCCCGAGTACGGCGGCATGGATGCCCTGATGGCCGCCCTCCTCGACGGACCGCTGCCCGCGCCGGCCCGGCAGGACACGGCGTTCATGGC is a window from the Streptomyces capillispiralis genome containing:
- a CDS encoding DUF1203 domain-containing protein, with product MTHHTARPVPPTVLKELLDTDDAGRPAVPRTDDEGGAPLRCCLRRSEPGERIALVSYAPLRRWAAETGADPGAYDEQGPVFVHAGECAGPRDDRLPFTNTHRVLRRYSADGRILGGRRVGTAEGFRPALDEAFADPAVALVHVRAVEYGCFLYEVRRREDTP
- a CDS encoding aspartate-semialdehyde dehydrogenase, with translation MRVGIVGATGQVGTVMRRILKERNFPVTELRLFASARSAGSELDGVTVEDASTADYTGLDIVLFSAGGATSKALAEKVASQGAVVIDNSSAWRKDPEVPLVVSEVNPHAIARRPKGIIANPNCTTMAAMPVLRPLHAEAGLEALVVATYQAVSGSGLAGVAELHGQTRKVVDEADRLTHDGAAVDFPEPGVYKRPIAFNVLPFAGNLVEDGRYETDEEQKLRNESRKILEIPGLKVSGTCVRVPVFSGHSLQINARFARPISAERATELLADAPGVVLTDIPTPLQAAGQDPSYVGRIRPDETVDNGLALFVSSDNLRKGAALNAVQIAELVAEELRG
- a CDS encoding RNA polymerase sigma factor, which encodes MLRGRTRRGRGAYVADDDPLDAAQERRVRAVLALGGVPQADLPDGVQQVRLRLLERAASGQEAPRDVSAWAAVVASNLAMDWHRAKRRQERLGERLAALRPAEPPSGEETSVLSLAVASGLEELPDAQRQVVVLRFYADLPVRSIAEQLGVPEGTVKSRLHTAVRALRARLHEDEVV